From a region of the Flavobacterium sediminilitoris genome:
- a CDS encoding MFS transporter yields MPTLKHPIYNIRFGSICLSSLFFSSSYNMLIPELPAYLSKLGGAEYIGLIIALFTLTAGLSRPFSGKLTDTIGRKPVIIIGVIVCIICGFLYPILSTVSGFLLLRLFHGFSTGFSPTAISAYVSDIIPSKRWGEALGIQGLFFSTGLALGPAIGSFIKLHYTFDVLFYSSSFMAFMAVILVFNIKETLINKQEFKLSNLKISKKDILAKEALSPALITFLAYSSFGIILTLIPDWSEHLGMGNKGLFFIVFTIASLCIRFLAGKFSDRYSRIPILILGLTLLFISLIVMGYFKTISGLLIGSIIYGLAIGVLSPTLNAWTVDLSFPEYRGRAIATMYIALEAGIGLGALFSGLFYQGNVIRVPIILYACSIAVLIAITYLLFKLKTK; encoded by the coding sequence ATGCCTACATTAAAACATCCAATATACAATATACGCTTTGGTTCAATCTGTTTAAGTTCTTTGTTCTTTTCATCGAGCTATAATATGTTAATTCCAGAATTACCAGCTTATTTAAGTAAACTAGGCGGTGCGGAATACATAGGGCTTATTATTGCCTTGTTCACACTTACGGCTGGTTTATCTCGTCCGTTTAGTGGAAAATTAACCGATACTATAGGGAGAAAACCTGTTATAATTATTGGTGTTATTGTTTGTATTATTTGTGGTTTTCTATACCCTATATTAAGTACTGTTTCTGGTTTTTTACTTTTAAGATTGTTTCATGGTTTTTCAACAGGCTTTAGTCCAACCGCAATTTCAGCTTATGTGTCTGATATAATTCCTTCAAAACGTTGGGGAGAAGCATTAGGAATACAAGGATTGTTTTTTAGTACAGGATTAGCTTTAGGACCAGCAATAGGAAGTTTTATAAAATTACATTATACATTTGATGTTTTATTTTATAGTTCATCTTTTATGGCATTCATGGCAGTTATTCTTGTTTTTAACATAAAAGAAACATTAATAAACAAACAAGAATTTAAGCTGTCTAATTTAAAAATATCAAAGAAAGATATTTTAGCAAAAGAAGCGCTATCTCCTGCACTTATTACATTCTTAGCCTATTCATCTTTCGGAATTATATTAACATTAATTCCAGATTGGAGCGAACATTTAGGCATGGGTAATAAAGGACTATTCTTTATTGTATTTACAATAGCTTCATTATGTATTAGATTTTTAGCAGGAAAATTTTCAGATAGATATAGTCGTATTCCTATTTTAATTTTAGGGCTTACACTTTTATTTATTTCATTAATTGTTATGGGATACTTTAAAACAATATCAGGCTTATTAATAGGATCAATTATATATGGCTTAGCAATTGGAGTTTTATCACCAACTTTAAATGCTTGGACGGTAGATTTAAGTTTTCCAGAATATAGAGGAAGAGCAATTGCAACAATGTATATTGCACTAGAAGCAGGAATAGGTTTAGGAGCCTTGTTTTCAGGACTATTTTACCAAGGAAATGTTATAAGAGTTCCTATAATTTTATATGCTTGTTCTATTGCGGTTTTGATTGCTATAACTTATCTGTTATTCAAACTAAAAACAAAATAA
- a CDS encoding argininosuccinate synthase domain-containing protein — MKKIVLAYSGGLDTSFCAVYLSKKLGYEVHAVTINTGGFSTAEILAIEKRAYELGVHSYTCINAIEGYYESCVKYLIFGNVLKNNTYPLSVSAERTIQAKSIAEYAIAIEANAIAHGSTGAGNDQVRFDVIFNILCPTVEIVTPIRDLKLSREAEIEFLEENGFEINFEKAQYSINKGLWGTSVGGKETLTSSLYLPETAFPSQLSKTETDKTEVVLQFTKGELTSVNNETFSHSSEAIQYLESIASPFAIGRDIHVGDTIVGIKGRVGFEAAAATLILKAHHLLEKHTLSKFQLNLKSQLSEWYGSWLHEGLFLDPAMRDIETFFESTQDKVNGKVFITLLPYRFVINGISSENDLMNTKFGSYGEMNLGWSGDDVKGYSKIISNSLSIYHKVNANKTEVDAN, encoded by the coding sequence ATGAAGAAAATAGTTTTAGCATATAGTGGTGGTTTAGACACTTCATTTTGTGCAGTATATTTATCAAAAAAATTAGGATATGAAGTTCATGCTGTTACAATAAATACAGGAGGTTTCTCTACAGCAGAAATTTTAGCAATTGAAAAGCGTGCTTATGAATTAGGTGTTCATTCTTATACATGTATCAATGCAATAGAAGGTTATTATGAGTCTTGTGTAAAATATTTAATATTTGGCAATGTTTTAAAAAACAACACTTATCCTCTTTCTGTAAGTGCGGAAAGAACTATTCAAGCAAAATCAATTGCCGAATATGCAATAGCAATAGAAGCAAATGCTATTGCTCATGGAAGTACTGGTGCAGGAAACGATCAGGTAAGATTTGATGTTATTTTTAATATATTATGTCCTACTGTTGAAATTGTAACTCCTATAAGAGATTTAAAACTATCTAGAGAAGCAGAAATTGAATTTTTGGAAGAAAATGGTTTTGAAATTAATTTTGAAAAGGCACAATATTCTATTAATAAAGGATTATGGGGAACTTCTGTTGGTGGAAAAGAAACATTAACATCTAGTCTTTATTTACCCGAAACAGCTTTTCCTTCTCAATTAAGTAAAACGGAAACAGATAAAACAGAAGTTGTACTTCAATTTACAAAAGGAGAATTAACAAGTGTAAATAATGAAACTTTTTCACATTCTAGTGAAGCTATTCAGTATTTAGAAAGCATAGCCTCTCCTTTTGCAATTGGAAGAGATATTCATGTTGGCGATACCATTGTAGGGATAAAAGGAAGAGTTGGTTTTGAGGCAGCAGCAGCTACTTTAATTTTAAAAGCACATCATTTATTAGAAAAACACACGCTTTCAAAATTTCAATTGAACTTAAAATCACAATTATCTGAATGGTATGGAAGCTGGTTACATGAAGGTTTATTTTTAGATCCGGCTATGCGCGATATTGAAACTTTCTTTGAAAGTACTCAAGATAAAGTCAATGGAAAAGTTTTTATTACACTACTTCCCTATCGTTTTGTAATAAATGGAATATCATCAGAAAATGATTTAATGAATACTAAGTTTGGAAGTTATGGAGAAATGAATTTAGGATGGTCTGGTGATGATGTAAAAGGGTATTCAAAAATTATAAGCAATTCTCTTTCTATTTATCACAAAGTGAATGCTAATAAAACAGAAGTAGATGCAAACTAA
- a CDS encoding DUF5606 family protein — translation MSIQKILAISGKPGLYELKIQTRTGFVAESLLDGKKITVGMRSNVSLLSEIAVYTYSEEIRLADVFKAIATKENDGAAISHKENDATLKDYFREVLPEFDEDRVYTSDIKKIVNWYNILQPKGFVSVEALSKEEEKEETAE, via the coding sequence ATGAGCATTCAAAAAATATTAGCTATTTCTGGAAAACCAGGTTTATATGAATTAAAAATTCAAACGCGTACTGGTTTTGTTGCTGAGTCATTATTAGATGGTAAAAAAATTACCGTAGGTATGCGTAGTAACGTAAGTTTACTATCTGAAATTGCAGTTTATACCTATTCTGAAGAAATTCGTTTAGCAGACGTTTTTAAAGCAATTGCTACAAAAGAAAATGATGGAGCAGCTATTTCACATAAAGAAAACGATGCTACTTTAAAAGACTATTTTAGAGAAGTTTTACCAGAATTTGATGAAGATAGAGTATATACTTCAGATATTAAGAAAATTGTAAACTGGTACAATATTTTACAACCAAAAGGATTTGTATCTGTAGAAGCTTTATCTAAAGAAGAAGAAAAAGAAGAAACTGCTGAATAA
- the def gene encoding peptide deformylase: MILPIYGYGEPVLRKVGEEIAEDYPNLKETIANMYETMYHAYGVGLAAPQVGLAIRLFLVDTSPFAESDDISKEEAEELKAFKQTFINAKIVKEEGDLWGFNEGCLSIPDVREDVFRHDTITIEYFDEDFNKKTEVYSGIIARVIQHEYDHIEGILFTDHLSMLKKKLIGKKLMNIMEGKSRPDYKMKFVNKKGR; encoded by the coding sequence ATGATTTTACCAATATATGGCTATGGTGAGCCTGTTTTAAGAAAAGTAGGAGAAGAAATAGCAGAAGATTACCCTAATTTAAAAGAAACGATTGCCAATATGTATGAGACAATGTATCATGCCTATGGTGTAGGATTAGCTGCTCCACAAGTAGGTTTGGCTATTCGCCTTTTTCTAGTAGATACTTCACCTTTTGCAGAGAGTGACGATATATCAAAAGAAGAAGCAGAAGAACTAAAAGCGTTTAAACAAACATTCATTAATGCTAAAATAGTTAAAGAAGAAGGTGATCTTTGGGGATTTAATGAAGGATGTTTAAGTATTCCAGACGTTAGAGAAGATGTTTTCCGTCATGACACTATTACAATTGAATATTTTGATGAAGATTTTAATAAAAAGACAGAAGTATATTCAGGAATAATAGCAAGAGTAATTCAGCATGAATACGATCATATTGAAGGTATTTTATTTACAGATCATTTATCAATGTTAAAGAAGAAATTAATAGGGAAGAAGTTGATGAATATAATGGAAGGGAAATCGAGACCAGATTATAAAATGAAATTCGTTAATAAAAAAGGAAGATAA
- a CDS encoding N-acetyltransferase, translated as MVIKIEQTNANHSIFCETIIAEMENSAKVRGTGIAKRSVEYLNKKITEGNAIIAITEENEWAGFCYIETWSEEKFVVNSGLIVAPKYRIMGLARSIKKEIFKLSRQKYPEAKIFGLTTGLAVMKINSELGYEPITYSEITQDEKFWDGCKSCINYEILISKNKKNCLCTAMMYDKDDKLNQKRENEENSFSI; from the coding sequence ATGGTGATCAAAATTGAACAAACGAATGCTAATCATTCTATTTTTTGTGAGACAATTATTGCAGAAATGGAAAACTCGGCTAAAGTTAGAGGTACAGGAATCGCAAAGCGTTCCGTTGAATATTTAAATAAAAAGATAACAGAAGGAAATGCCATCATTGCCATTACTGAAGAGAATGAATGGGCTGGTTTCTGTTATATAGAAACATGGAGTGAAGAAAAATTTGTTGTTAACTCCGGATTAATTGTTGCTCCAAAATACAGAATTATGGGGTTAGCAAGAAGCATAAAAAAAGAAATTTTTAAGCTATCTAGGCAGAAATATCCTGAAGCAAAAATCTTTGGATTAACTACAGGGTTAGCAGTCATGAAGATTAATAGTGAATTAGGTTATGAGCCTATTACATATTCTGAAATCACTCAGGATGAGAAATTTTGGGATGGCTGTAAAAGCTGTATCAATTATGAAATATTAATTTCAAAAAATAAAAAAAATTGCCTTTGTACAGCTATGATGTACGATAAAGACGATAAATTAAATCAAAAAAGAGAAAATGAAGAAAATAGTTTTAGCATATAG
- the argC gene encoding N-acetyl-gamma-glutamyl-phosphate reductase has product MQTKIKTGIIGAAGYTGGELIRLLLNHPNVVISFALSRSCNGQPINTIHTDLIGETDLVFTNEYSNNIDVLFLCLPHKESKVWIESNTISDEIKIIDLGNDFRLDGLFNKGEFVYGLSEVNEEMIKKSNYVANPGCFATAIQLALLPLAKEKLLNKVYTTGITGSTGAGQQLQATSHFSWRTNNISAYKTLNHQHVPEICKTLESLNKEKVQLEFVPWRGDFTRGIFTSSTLETFLSLETLYAMYETFYKDNPFVFISKNTIDLKQVVNTNKCLIHIEKQENQIVIHSVIDNLVKGASGQAIQNMNLMLGWESKLGLKLKASAF; this is encoded by the coding sequence ATGCAAACTAAAATAAAAACAGGAATTATTGGTGCAGCAGGTTATACAGGTGGAGAACTTATTCGTTTACTGCTCAATCATCCTAATGTAGTAATTTCTTTTGCTTTAAGCAGAAGTTGTAATGGTCAACCTATTAATACTATTCACACTGATTTAATTGGAGAAACGGATTTAGTGTTTACAAATGAGTATTCAAACAATATTGATGTTCTTTTTCTATGCTTACCGCACAAAGAGAGTAAGGTTTGGATTGAAAGCAATACTATTTCTGATGAAATAAAAATTATTGATTTAGGAAATGATTTTAGACTAGATGGACTATTTAATAAAGGGGAATTTGTCTATGGTTTATCAGAAGTTAATGAGGAAATGATTAAAAAGAGTAATTATGTGGCTAATCCGGGTTGTTTTGCTACTGCTATTCAATTGGCTCTACTTCCATTAGCAAAAGAAAAATTACTAAACAAAGTGTATACAACTGGAATTACTGGCTCAACTGGTGCAGGACAACAATTGCAAGCTACATCGCATTTTAGTTGGAGAACCAATAATATTTCGGCCTATAAAACTTTAAATCATCAGCATGTTCCTGAAATCTGTAAAACATTAGAAAGTTTAAATAAAGAAAAAGTACAATTAGAATTTGTGCCATGGAGAGGCGATTTTACTAGAGGTATTTTTACCAGTTCAACTTTAGAGACTTTTTTGTCGTTAGAGACTCTTTATGCTATGTATGAAACTTTTTATAAAGACAATCCTTTTGTATTTATTTCTAAAAATACAATCGATTTAAAACAGGTAGTAAATACAAACAAGTGTCTCATTCATATTGAAAAACAAGAAAACCAAATAGTCATACATTCGGTTATTGACAATTTAGTAAAAGGAGCTTCAGGACAAGCTATTCAAAACATGAACTTAATGTTAGGTTGGGAATCTAAATTAGGATTAAAATTAAAAGCTTCGGCATTTTAA